One region of Clostridiales bacterium genomic DNA includes:
- a CDS encoding ATP-dependent RecD-like DNA helicase — MDANTNPIELCGTVAAVIYQNEENGYTVLKLDVDDGSQTMVVGCIPYAVPGESMIVTGSWMTHPAHGQQFKAEFAERTMPETADAIYAYLAGRAVRGIGPATASLMVSRFGADTLNVLEYEPEKLCTIKGISLSKAKAMSANFRRQAGMRRLIEFLASANIRPVIALRMYQYYGDDALQLVQDNPYILVSDAIGATFQEADALALGHGFDDQSAERVAAATLYELAYNAVRGHCFISYRNLLAATSQLSGVPDELVAESVDTLVQSGELVRERVAGCDGCYLARLHEAEAYTAERLLAMTQTEYRRMPDTEQIAARIEAQLGLTFADQQKETLRLACQHQVIAITGGPGTGKTTSIRAILALFDVLKLDTQLAAPTGRAAKRMSELTGRSAQTIHRLLEAGMSDDHQDITFRRDEDDPLECDAVILDECSMVDISLMCALLRAMRPECRLILVGDADQLPSVGPGNVFSDIIRSGVVPTVRLTEIFRQAAGSSIVSYAHAINRGEHPNLAQNSGDFFFLRRADAQKAADTVVELCRTRLPNNMKIPPSDIQVLTPTRKYDTGMAALNVRLQAALNPPSPEKKERRFGETVFREGDRVMQIRNDYDIVLKNPDGTTAGTGVYNGDVGQITAIDPQTETLAVCYDGKTATYGFEMLNELEHAWVMTVHKSQGSEYRAVVLCIGRAGPMLLTRSVLYTAITRAKSLLIIVGDEGAAYHMIDNQTQTRRYSGLRARLCGECGAI, encoded by the coding sequence ATGGATGCAAACACCAATCCAATAGAATTATGCGGCACCGTCGCGGCGGTCATCTATCAGAACGAGGAAAACGGCTACACCGTGCTCAAGCTTGACGTGGATGACGGCAGCCAGACGATGGTTGTCGGCTGCATTCCGTACGCCGTGCCGGGCGAGTCCATGATCGTTACCGGCAGCTGGATGACGCACCCGGCACACGGCCAACAGTTCAAGGCCGAGTTTGCCGAGCGCACCATGCCGGAGACGGCGGACGCGATCTATGCCTACCTTGCCGGACGCGCCGTGCGCGGCATCGGCCCGGCGACGGCGTCACTGATGGTGTCGCGCTTCGGTGCCGACACGCTCAACGTGCTCGAATACGAACCGGAAAAGCTCTGCACGATCAAAGGCATCAGTCTCTCCAAGGCCAAGGCCATGTCGGCAAATTTCCGCCGTCAGGCCGGTATGCGCCGCCTGATCGAGTTTCTGGCCTCGGCGAACATCCGCCCGGTCATTGCCCTGCGGATGTACCAGTATTACGGGGATGATGCGCTCCAGCTCGTGCAGGACAACCCTTACATACTCGTTTCGGACGCCATCGGCGCAACATTTCAGGAGGCGGACGCGCTGGCGCTCGGCCACGGGTTTGACGATCAGAGCGCAGAGCGTGTCGCCGCGGCGACGCTGTATGAGCTCGCCTATAACGCCGTGCGCGGCCATTGCTTCATCTCGTACCGCAACCTGCTGGCGGCGACGTCGCAGCTCAGCGGCGTGCCGGACGAGCTGGTCGCCGAGAGCGTGGACACGCTCGTGCAGAGCGGCGAACTGGTGCGCGAGCGCGTCGCCGGGTGCGACGGATGCTATCTCGCGCGTCTGCACGAGGCGGAGGCCTACACGGCCGAGCGCCTGCTTGCCATGACGCAGACGGAGTACCGCCGCATGCCGGACACGGAGCAGATCGCCGCACGCATTGAAGCGCAGCTCGGTCTGACCTTTGCCGACCAGCAAAAGGAGACGCTGCGCCTCGCCTGCCAGCATCAGGTCATCGCCATCACCGGCGGCCCCGGCACAGGCAAGACGACCTCCATCCGCGCGATTCTCGCGCTGTTTGATGTGCTCAAGCTCGACACGCAGCTCGCCGCCCCGACGGGCCGCGCCGCCAAGCGCATGAGCGAGCTGACCGGCCGGAGCGCGCAGACGATCCACCGCCTGCTCGAGGCCGGCATGAGCGACGACCATCAGGACATCACTTTCCGGCGCGACGAGGACGACCCGCTCGAGTGCGACGCCGTCATCCTCGACGAGTGCTCCATGGTTGACATTTCGCTCATGTGCGCGCTGCTGCGCGCCATGCGCCCTGAGTGCCGGCTCATCCTCGTGGGCGATGCCGACCAGCTTCCGTCCGTTGGACCGGGCAACGTCTTTTCGGACATCATCCGCAGCGGCGTCGTGCCGACCGTGCGCCTGACGGAGATCTTCCGTCAGGCCGCCGGCAGCAGCATCGTCTCCTACGCGCACGCGATCAACCGCGGTGAGCACCCGAACCTTGCGCAAAACAGCGGGGACTTCTTCTTCCTCCGGCGTGCGGATGCGCAGAAGGCCGCCGACACGGTCGTCGAGCTGTGCCGGACGCGGCTGCCGAACAATATGAAGATCCCGCCGTCCGACATTCAGGTGCTCACGCCGACGCGCAAGTATGACACCGGCATGGCGGCACTGAATGTGCGCCTGCAGGCGGCGCTCAACCCGCCGTCGCCCGAGAAGAAGGAGCGGCGCTTCGGCGAGACCGTCTTTCGCGAGGGCGACCGCGTCATGCAGATCCGCAATGACTATGACATCGTGCTCAAAAACCCGGACGGTACGACCGCCGGAACGGGCGTCTATAACGGCGACGTCGGTCAGATCACGGCCATCGACCCGCAGACGGAGACGCTCGCCGTGTGCTACGACGGAAAGACCGCGACCTACGGCTTTGAGATGCTCAACGAGCTCGAGCACGCCTGGGTCATGACGGTGCACAAATCGCAGGGCAGCGAGTACCGCGCCGTTGTGCTCTGTATCGGCAGGGCCGGACCCATGTTACTCACGCGCAGCGTACTCTACACGGCCATCACGCGCGCCAAGTCCCTGCTCATCATCGTCGGCGACGAGGGCGCGGCCTATCACATGATCGACAACCAGACGCAGACTCGCCGCTACAGCGGCCTGCGCGCCCGGCTCTGCGGGGAGTGCGGTGCGATATGA
- the uvrA gene encoding excinuclease ABC subunit UvrA: MRDHIVIKGARENNLKNIDVEIPRDALVVMTGLSGSGKSSLAFDTIFAEGQRRYMESLSSYARQFLGQMDKPDVDSIEGMSPAISIDQKTTSKNPRSTVGTVTEIYDYLRLLWARVGVPHCPKCGKEIRRQTVDQIVDQIAALPQATRVQILAPVVRARKGEHQKVFDDARRGGYVRVRVDGSIYDLTETITLDKNRKHNIEIVVDRVVIRPDQNRRLTDAVEIASALSGGLVLADIPEEKREILFSQNYACDDCGISIEELTPRMFSFNSPYGACPTCGGLGTRLRIDPALIIPDPSKSILDGGITASGWNGVKDESISRMYYDALAEKYHFDLATPIGDLPEHVREILLYGTGDEELTLHYDTNRGSGVLRRPFEGIVCNLERRYQETQSDAMRASLEDCMAETACPDCHGARLRPEVLAVTVGGLNISEFTALPITEELAFLDRLTLSEKDAQIADSILREVHSRLHFLQSVGLQYLTLARSAATLSGGESQRIRLATQIGSSLMGVLYILDEPSIGLHQRDNEKLLATLRELRDLGNTLLVVEHDEDTMRAADYLIDIGPGAGVHGGEVVCAGTPEEVARCERSITGQYLSGKKKIPVPAQRRTGNGHALVIRGATEHNLKHVDVQIPLGVMTCVTGVSGSGKSSLVNEVLYKTLAGKLNHAKFRPGKCDGIDGVEYLDKIINIDQSPIGRTPRSNPATYTGLFDDIRSLFASTQDAKLRGYSAGRFSFNIRGGRCEACSGDGLLKIEMNFLPDVYVPCEVCKGKRYNRETLEVHYKGKNIAEVLDMTVEEALAFFQNQPKIRDRLQTLMDVGLGYVRLGQPSTTLSGGEAQRIKLATELSKRSTGRTIYVLDEPTTGLHVADVARLIDILNRLTDAGNTVLVIEHNLHVIKVADHIIDLGPEGGDAGGSIVFTGTPEDCARCAESYTGQFLKKELES, from the coding sequence ATGCGGGATCATATTGTAATCAAAGGCGCGCGGGAGAACAATCTCAAGAACATTGATGTGGAAATTCCGCGCGATGCACTGGTCGTCATGACCGGCCTGTCCGGCTCGGGCAAGTCGAGCCTTGCGTTCGACACCATCTTTGCCGAGGGACAGCGGCGCTATATGGAGAGCCTCTCGTCGTATGCGCGCCAGTTTCTCGGCCAGATGGACAAGCCGGACGTCGATTCCATAGAGGGCATGAGCCCGGCCATTTCCATCGACCAGAAGACCACCAGCAAAAATCCGCGCTCGACCGTCGGCACGGTCACGGAGATCTACGACTATCTGCGTCTGCTCTGGGCGCGTGTCGGCGTGCCGCACTGCCCGAAGTGCGGCAAGGAGATCCGCCGCCAGACGGTCGACCAGATCGTCGATCAGATCGCGGCGCTGCCGCAGGCGACGCGCGTGCAGATCTTGGCGCCGGTCGTTCGCGCCAGAAAGGGCGAACACCAGAAGGTGTTCGACGATGCCCGCCGCGGCGGGTATGTCCGCGTGCGCGTGGACGGCAGCATCTACGACCTTACGGAGACGATCACGCTCGATAAAAACCGCAAGCACAATATCGAGATCGTGGTCGACCGCGTTGTCATCCGCCCCGACCAGAACCGCCGCCTGACCGACGCCGTGGAGATCGCGTCCGCGCTCTCCGGTGGTCTCGTGCTGGCAGACATCCCGGAGGAAAAGCGCGAGATCCTCTTCTCGCAGAACTACGCCTGCGACGACTGCGGCATCTCGATCGAGGAGCTCACGCCGCGGATGTTCTCGTTCAACAGCCCCTACGGCGCCTGCCCGACCTGCGGCGGCCTTGGCACGCGGCTGCGCATCGACCCGGCGCTCATCATTCCGGACCCGTCGAAGTCCATCCTCGACGGCGGCATCACCGCGAGCGGCTGGAACGGCGTCAAAGATGAGAGCATCAGCCGGATGTATTACGACGCACTGGCGGAAAAATATCACTTTGACCTTGCAACGCCCATCGGCGACCTGCCGGAGCACGTGCGCGAGATCCTGCTCTATGGCACGGGGGATGAAGAGCTCACCCTGCATTATGATACCAACCGCGGTTCCGGCGTGCTGCGCCGCCCGTTTGAGGGCATCGTCTGCAACCTTGAGCGCCGCTATCAGGAGACGCAGAGCGATGCCATGCGTGCATCGCTCGAGGACTGCATGGCAGAGACGGCCTGCCCGGACTGCCACGGCGCGCGGCTGCGGCCGGAGGTGCTGGCCGTCACGGTCGGCGGGCTGAATATCTCGGAGTTCACTGCACTGCCGATCACGGAGGAACTGGCGTTTCTCGACCGGCTCACGCTCAGCGAGAAGGATGCGCAGATCGCCGACAGTATTTTGCGCGAGGTGCACTCGCGCCTGCATTTTCTGCAGAGCGTCGGATTGCAGTACCTGACGCTCGCGCGCTCGGCGGCCACGCTGTCCGGCGGCGAGAGCCAGCGCATCCGGCTCGCAACACAGATCGGCTCGTCGCTCATGGGCGTGCTGTATATTCTGGATGAGCCGTCCATCGGTCTGCACCAGCGCGACAATGAAAAGCTGCTGGCCACGCTGCGCGAGCTGCGTGATCTCGGCAACACGCTCCTCGTCGTCGAGCACGACGAGGACACCATGCGTGCGGCAGATTATCTCATCGACATCGGCCCGGGTGCGGGTGTGCACGGCGGGGAAGTGGTCTGTGCCGGTACGCCGGAGGAGGTCGCGCGCTGCGAGCGCTCCATCACCGGGCAGTATCTGTCCGGCAAAAAGAAGATCCCCGTGCCCGCGCAGCGCCGCACCGGAAACGGTCACGCGCTCGTGATCCGCGGTGCGACCGAGCACAACCTCAAGCACGTGGACGTGCAGATCCCGCTCGGCGTCATGACGTGCGTGACCGGCGTGTCCGGCAGCGGCAAGTCCTCGCTCGTCAACGAGGTGCTGTATAAAACGCTTGCGGGCAAGCTTAACCATGCGAAGTTCCGTCCCGGGAAATGCGACGGCATTGACGGTGTGGAGTATCTGGACAAGATCATCAATATCGACCAGAGTCCCATCGGCCGCACGCCGCGCTCCAATCCGGCGACGTATACCGGCCTGTTTGACGATATCCGCAGCCTTTTCGCCTCCACGCAGGACGCGAAGCTGCGCGGCTACAGCGCCGGGCGCTTCTCGTTCAACATTCGCGGCGGCCGCTGCGAGGCCTGCTCCGGCGACGGCCTGCTGAAGATCGAGATGAACTTCCTGCCGGATGTTTACGTCCCGTGCGAGGTCTGCAAGGGCAAGCGCTACAACCGCGAGACGCTCGAGGTGCACTATAAGGGCAAGAATATTGCCGAGGTGCTGGACATGACCGTCGAAGAGGCGCTCGCATTTTTTCAGAACCAGCCGAAGATCCGCGACCGGCTGCAAACGCTCATGGATGTCGGCCTCGGCTATGTCAGGCTCGGTCAGCCGTCCACAACGCTCTCCGGCGGCGAGGCGCAGCGCATCAAGCTCGCGACGGAGCTCTCCAAGCGCAGTACCGGCCGGACGATCTACGTGCTCGATGAGCCGACGACCGGTCTGCACGTGGCGGACGTCGCGCGCCTGATCGATATTCTCAATCGTCTGACCGACGCGGGCAACACGGTGCTCGTCATTGAGCACAACCTGCACGTCATCAAGGTGGCCGATCATATCATCGATCTCGGTCCGGAGGGCGGCGACGCGGGCGGCAGCATCGTCTTTACCGGCACACCGGAAGATTGCGCGCGCTGCGCCGAGAGCTACACCGGCCAGTTTTTGAAAAAAGAACTCGAAAGTTAA
- the ybaK gene encoding Cys-tRNA(Pro) deacylase — protein MAKSSIEKTNVMRLLDQKKVPYTPHTYPHGDDAVDGVTVAQMTGMDPAKVFKTLVARGASKTPYVFVIPVACELDLKKAAKAVGEKSIAMLHVSELTPLTGYVRGGCSPVGMKKQLRTVFASQALAQETILVSAGKIGYQVEVAPQALIALVRAGTAELTIES, from the coding sequence ATGGCGAAATCATCCATCGAAAAAACAAATGTCATGCGTCTGCTCGACCAGAAGAAGGTGCCCTACACGCCGCACACATATCCGCACGGCGACGATGCGGTGGACGGCGTGACCGTCGCACAGATGACGGGCATGGACCCGGCGAAGGTGTTCAAGACGCTGGTTGCCCGCGGCGCGAGCAAGACGCCGTACGTGTTCGTCATTCCGGTCGCGTGCGAGCTCGACCTCAAGAAAGCGGCGAAGGCCGTGGGGGAGAAGTCCATTGCCATGCTGCACGTGTCCGAGCTCACGCCCCTGACGGGCTATGTGCGCGGCGGCTGCTCGCCGGTCGGCATGAAAAAGCAGCTGCGCACGGTCTTTGCTTCTCAGGCGCTCGCGCAGGAGACCATCCTTGTCAGTGCCGGCAAGATCGGCTATCAGGTCGAGGTCGCGCCGCAGGCGCTCATCGCGCTCGTGCGTGCGGGCACGGCGGAGCTGACCATAGAATCCTAA
- a CDS encoding glutamate--tRNA ligase family protein, producing the protein MPDNTIRGRFAPSPSGRLHLGNMLTFLLAWLDVRARGGTMVFRLEDLDPERSWEHYADLMADDLLWLGLDWDEGWRPGSQDCRQGARAQRYTAALDALTERGMVYDCYCSRAERLAASAPHPGEPREAGCPCRTLSEQEVQKRLRMGRRAAKKLAVTDADIAFVDAHYGLQAAKLRHGRDDFLIRRSDGVFAYQLAVSVDDLDMGITRVVRARDLLDSTPRQIWLMETLGGKAPEYAHAPLLVAPDGRKLSKREGDLNMEALRQKYTPEQLTGKLAKLAGLRPTDAPVTAIELAADFSWDKIPRADIAIPPDF; encoded by the coding sequence ATGCCGGATAACACGATCCGCGGCCGCTTCGCACCCAGCCCGAGCGGGCGGCTGCACCTGGGCAATATGCTGACATTTCTGCTTGCATGGCTGGACGTGCGCGCACGCGGCGGGACGATGGTGTTCCGCCTTGAGGATCTCGACCCGGAGCGCAGCTGGGAGCACTATGCTGACCTGATGGCCGACGACCTCCTCTGGCTTGGGCTCGACTGGGACGAGGGCTGGCGCCCCGGCTCGCAGGACTGCCGTCAAGGCGCGCGCGCACAGCGCTACACCGCCGCGCTGGATGCATTGACCGAGCGCGGCATGGTGTATGATTGCTATTGCAGCCGCGCAGAGCGTCTGGCCGCGAGCGCACCGCACCCCGGCGAGCCGCGCGAGGCCGGCTGCCCCTGTCGGACGCTGTCAGAGCAGGAGGTGCAAAAGCGCCTGCGCATGGGTCGTCGCGCGGCGAAAAAGCTTGCGGTCACGGACGCGGACATTGCCTTCGTTGACGCGCACTACGGTCTGCAGGCAGCCAAACTGCGGCACGGGCGCGACGATTTTCTCATCCGGCGCTCGGACGGCGTGTTCGCCTATCAGCTCGCCGTAAGCGTGGACGATCTCGACATGGGCATCACGCGCGTTGTGCGCGCACGCGACCTACTCGACTCCACACCGCGGCAGATCTGGCTGATGGAAACGCTCGGCGGCAAGGCCCCGGAATACGCACACGCGCCGCTGCTCGTCGCGCCGGACGGGCGCAAGCTCTCCAAGCGCGAGGGCGACCTGAACATGGAGGCCCTGCGGCAGAAATACACACCCGAGCAGTTGACCGGAAAGCTCGCCAAGCTCGCGGGTCTGCGGCCAACGGACGCGCCGGTGACGGCAATCGAGCTGGCAGCGGACTTTTCCTGGGACAAGATCCCGCGCGCGGACATTGCGATCCCGCCGGATTTTTAA
- a CDS encoding glutamine amidotransferase codes for MSEKTLRICHLYPDLLNLYGDRGNILCMRRRLEWRGIDAEVTEVTVGEQADFTQFDLFFIGGGQDFEQEVLLSDLKAGKGSEIKAAIADGKTFLTICGGYQMLGSYYRTWDGKQCDFIGAIDYYTVGSKERMIGNFLFECLPESGGSAVVGFENHSGKTYLGSGVSPLGKVLVGGGNNGEDGYEGVRYQNVFGTYSHGPVLPKNPAFCDHLLTTALQKRYPNLELQPLDDAAELAAHNTMRDRLLKK; via the coding sequence ATGAGCGAGAAGACCCTGCGCATCTGCCACCTGTACCCGGATCTTCTGAACCTCTATGGCGACCGGGGCAACATTCTCTGCATGCGCCGCCGTTTGGAGTGGCGCGGCATCGACGCCGAGGTGACGGAGGTCACGGTCGGCGAGCAGGCGGATTTTACGCAGTTTGACCTGTTTTTCATCGGCGGCGGTCAGGACTTTGAGCAGGAGGTGCTCCTGTCCGACCTGAAAGCCGGAAAGGGCAGCGAAATCAAGGCTGCCATCGCCGACGGCAAGACGTTTCTGACCATCTGTGGCGGCTACCAGATGCTCGGCAGCTACTACCGCACGTGGGACGGCAAGCAGTGCGACTTTATCGGCGCGATCGACTACTACACCGTCGGCTCGAAGGAGCGTATGATCGGCAACTTCCTCTTTGAGTGCCTGCCGGAGTCCGGCGGCAGCGCGGTCGTCGGCTTTGAAAACCACAGCGGCAAGACCTATCTTGGCAGCGGCGTGTCGCCGCTCGGCAAGGTGCTCGTCGGCGGCGGCAACAACGGGGAGGACGGCTATGAGGGCGTACGCTATCAAAATGTCTTCGGCACATACAGCCACGGCCCGGTCCTGCCGAAAAACCCCGCATTTTGTGACCATTTGCTCACGACAGCGCTGCAGAAGCGCTATCCGAATCTGGAACTCCAGCCGCTGGACGATGCGGCCGAGCTCGCCGCGCACAATACCATGCGCGACCGGCTGCTGAAAAAATAA
- a CDS encoding MurT ligase domain-containing protein codes for MLCKLARGLLRLLRRGGTAFPGRVALKVYPQVLGVLSRGVRVILVTGTNGKTTSSRMIEQAFADAGLNYFANRSGANLISGITAEFAMHSTLTGRPKCQFAVIECDEAASKTVLKYLKPEVIVATNVFRDQLDRYGEITHTLNNIIEGIRHTPESVLCINADCSLIASIPAQVPNPVVRFGVNVPLGGDDLTEISDAPHCIHCKTEYVYDYRTYGHLGAFRCPKCGYHREAPQVAVTAVLNLGVDTSDVTMAIGGQEYAVHINLPAAYNIYNAVGSAAALYAFGFTPEAIVHALGAFGCGFGRMEKFDLRGTPGRMMLVKNPAGGNQTMRYLAGLNEDATFVVCLNDRDADGTDISWIWDADFERLAAMGEHLRHVFVSGTRADELRLRLKYAGVDETKIQVYYDYDPLIDAMCASEYPVFIMPTYTSMLDLRGRLQKRLGGKEFWE; via the coding sequence TTGCTGTGTAAGCTTGCACGCGGGCTGCTGCGGCTGCTGCGCCGCGGTGGCACGGCGTTTCCCGGCCGCGTGGCGCTCAAGGTGTACCCGCAGGTACTCGGCGTGCTCTCGCGGGGGGTGCGCGTCATCCTCGTCACCGGCACGAACGGCAAGACGACCAGCTCGCGCATGATCGAGCAGGCATTCGCCGATGCGGGCCTCAATTACTTTGCCAACCGCTCGGGCGCGAACCTCATCTCCGGCATCACGGCGGAGTTTGCCATGCACAGCACCCTGACCGGCAGGCCAAAGTGCCAGTTTGCCGTCATTGAGTGCGACGAGGCTGCATCCAAGACCGTGCTCAAGTACCTCAAGCCGGAGGTCATCGTGGCCACGAACGTGTTCCGCGACCAGCTCGACCGCTACGGTGAGATCACGCACACGCTCAATAACATCATCGAGGGCATCCGCCACACGCCGGAGAGCGTTTTGTGCATCAATGCCGACTGCTCACTCATCGCGTCCATCCCGGCGCAGGTGCCGAACCCGGTTGTGCGCTTTGGCGTGAATGTGCCGCTCGGCGGTGACGACCTGACGGAGATCTCCGACGCGCCGCACTGCATCCACTGCAAGACGGAATATGTCTACGACTACCGCACGTACGGCCATCTCGGCGCGTTCCGCTGCCCGAAGTGCGGCTACCACCGCGAAGCCCCGCAGGTCGCCGTCACAGCGGTGCTGAATCTCGGCGTGGACACGAGCGATGTTACCATGGCCATCGGCGGACAGGAGTACGCCGTGCACATCAACCTGCCGGCAGCTTATAACATCTACAATGCCGTCGGGTCGGCGGCTGCGCTGTACGCATTCGGCTTCACACCGGAGGCGATCGTGCACGCGCTCGGCGCGTTCGGCTGCGGCTTTGGCCGTATGGAGAAATTCGACCTGCGCGGTACGCCCGGGCGCATGATGCTCGTGAAAAACCCCGCGGGCGGCAACCAGACCATGCGCTATCTCGCCGGGCTGAACGAGGACGCGACGTTTGTCGTCTGCCTCAACGACCGGGACGCCGACGGTACGGACATCTCGTGGATCTGGGACGCGGACTTTGAGCGGCTCGCCGCCATGGGCGAGCATCTTCGCCACGTGTTCGTGTCCGGCACGCGCGCCGACGAGCTGCGCCTGCGCCTGAAGTATGCGGGCGTGGACGAGACGAAAATTCAGGTGTATTATGACTATGACCCGCTGATCGACGCCATGTGCGCGTCGGAATACCCGGTGTTCATCATGCCGACGTATACGTCGATGCTGGATCTGCGCGGCCGGCTGCAAAAGCGGCTCGGCGGAAAGGAGTTCTGGGAATGA
- a CDS encoding serine/threonine-protein phosphatase produces the protein MMRKRTNRCRNTVWDISVISRNKNGETLCGDQCALEWDDNDATVILSDGLGSGVKANILSTLTTTMLTTMLKGNVPIDECVTTVAETLPMCKERKLAYATFTILQTAGTRARLIQYDNPNAVFVHNGAIGKYNYSVNFIQEKELHESYLHFDVGDMLVLFSDGVSEAGRGVTTDAGWARQDIEDFILRNYSPTVSSQRMAASILSTVKTLDMDAMHDDTTVVVARLRERCPVNVMIGPPESKDDDLSTMRLFFGKDGKHVVCGGTTANAVASYLGVKVHTLPGSGTEEVPPMSEIHGVDLTTEGVVTVNVTMKRIKDYLADGMYTLELAHMKDGASKLALVLLEEATEVNVLFGNASNLAQQDTEFSFERKLQLVQELRDMLTLAGKTVKMSIC, from the coding sequence ATGATGCGTAAACGAACGAATCGCTGCAGGAACACGGTCTGGGACATCAGCGTCATCAGCCGCAACAAAAACGGGGAGACGCTCTGCGGCGATCAGTGTGCGCTCGAATGGGACGACAATGACGCGACGGTCATCCTCTCCGACGGTCTCGGCAGCGGCGTCAAGGCCAACATCCTCTCCACGCTGACAACGACCATGCTCACGACCATGCTCAAGGGCAACGTGCCGATCGACGAGTGCGTTACGACCGTGGCGGAAACGCTGCCCATGTGCAAGGAGCGCAAGCTCGCCTATGCGACCTTTACGATCCTGCAGACGGCCGGCACCCGCGCGCGCCTGATCCAGTATGACAACCCGAACGCTGTGTTCGTGCACAACGGCGCGATCGGGAAATACAACTACTCCGTCAATTTCATTCAGGAAAAGGAGCTGCACGAGAGCTACCTGCATTTTGACGTGGGCGATATGCTTGTGCTCTTCAGCGACGGCGTGTCGGAGGCCGGGCGCGGCGTGACGACGGACGCCGGTTGGGCGCGGCAGGACATTGAGGATTTTATCCTGCGCAATTATTCACCCACCGTCTCCTCACAGCGTATGGCGGCCAGTATCCTCTCGACCGTCAAGACGCTGGACATGGATGCCATGCATGATGATACGACTGTTGTTGTCGCGCGCCTGCGTGAGCGTTGTCCGGTCAACGTCATGATCGGCCCGCCCGAGAGCAAGGATGATGATCTGAGCACCATGCGGCTGTTTTTCGGCAAGGATGGCAAGCATGTTGTCTGCGGCGGCACCACGGCCAACGCTGTCGCGTCATATCTGGGCGTAAAGGTGCATACGCTGCCCGGCAGTGGCACGGAGGAGGTGCCGCCGATGAGCGAGATCCACGGTGTGGATCTGACGACCGAGGGCGTCGTTACGGTCAATGTGACGATGAAACGCATCAAGGACTACCTCGCGGATGGCATGTACACGCTCGAGCTCGCCCACATGAAGGACGGCGCGTCCAAGCTCGCGCTCGTACTGCTCGAGGAGGCGACGGAGGTCAATGTCCTCTTCGGCAACGCGAGCAACCTCGCCCAGCAGGATACGGAGTTCAGCTTTGAGCGCAAGCTGCAATTGGTGCAGGAGCTGCGCGATATGCTGACTCTGGCCGGAAAAACAGTCAAAATGAGCATCTGCTGA